GCAAGTCACTGAACAAACCGTTCGTAACCATGTCACGTCGTATGTCGGTACTATAATAAAATGAGGCTCGCCAGATATCCTAAATCATGTGTGAATATTAATTAATACTAAAATCAATAGAGAGGAGATTCAAACACTTGAAGCAACTATTTGCTGAAAAATCAATTCATGTTAACAGCGTCAGGATTGTGAAACATTTATGATACAGCATGCTAGCGTCATTAGCGGGAAGAATAATCCACGGTGCAAAGTATTTTAAGTTATTACGCCGTTAAAGAAAGAGCTCTGCGAGCTTGATttaaaacatgatacatttataTAGATAAAAACACCCTCACATACCATCTGCTAATAGACCTTTACGCCTAGAAGTGATCTTCAAGTGCACTTCCGGTGTGAAGGGGAAAAGCTCTTCTACTCTCCAAAACTACACTGCAAAGGACCACGTTGAACCTTCGATACTGCCATCTGCAGATCGGGGGGGATATACTGCAATTTTTAATTCTCAGCTCCTCATTCAACGCAATGGCGTTTAGCGTCTGTCAAAGCATTGGTATATTTTGAACCATTAATTCGACTGCTTAACGGGTTGTGGATTCCACACTGGTGAAACGTCATTCGTGCTGTGCGCCGCGTCAGGAAAGCAACCGTGTTCGCTCACCACAAAGGAAGAAAAGGTAGGCAGCTGGCTCACGTTAGCCCACCGTTAGCATCATATGCCATGTACGACGCTGCTTCCTATCTTTAATGCACAAGCCATCCTATAGTTCATCGGTACATGATGATTAATAACGAAGTGGAACCAGCTTTGATGCCTGTATGCATGTAATTTCTTGGTGATGGATAAATAACGTCCATCTAGTCTGTGCTGATATTTATCAGGCTGAATGGCTGAGCCAGAGCTGCTGCTGGACTCCAACATCCGACTGTGGGTGGTGTTGCCCATTGTCTTCATCACCTTTCTCGTCGGCATAATCCGTCACTATGTCTCCATTCTTCTTCAAAGTGACAAGAAGTTGACTTTGGAGCAGGTGTCAGACAGGTGAGTTATTTCATGCACCTTAAACACCTGCTATTTATTTCAATACAGTATAGGGCATGGTACAGTGAGTGTGTGATGTTCATTTTCATTACAGCCAGGTCCTCATTCGGAGCAGAATTCTcagagaaaatggaaaatacatCCCTAAACAAGTATGTGTTTgggtttttgtggcttactattcATATTTTAATGACATTGTCCAACAATAATATCATCGTACCTCCCTCTCTTAGTCCTTCTTAATGAGAAAGTTCTACTTCAATAATCAAGAAGATGGATtcttcaagaaaacaaaaagaaaggttGTTCCGCCCTCGCCAATGactggtaattaaaaaaaaaacacttccctGGTCTGTAGTCATTACGCTTAGAGCTACATGCTACTTATGTTAGCatcttttttgtaaaataatttgCGTATGGAGttgatgaggataagcggttcaggaaaatggatggatggatttattgtATTGTTCTGAGGAGCTACACCATTTTCTTTGTCGCAGTTAAGTTCCATTTCCGGGTTAATGTTTATCGTTACACTTTACCTgtattagaaaatagatggatgaatggatggatggattatgaaTATGGTCATAACTACTATGTCACAGGTGGCACCTCTGAGATCCTGATTTGTTAGTGTAGTGTAGTTAAGATGATCTATTACTTtgttcaaagaacaaaaaataagtTTTTCCTTGAAAAGACACTGAGCAAACATAATAATGGATTATATCTTGCTGCTTATTTGCTCTGGCAGATCCTAGCATGCTGACAGACATGATGAAAGGAAACGTTACCAACGTACTTCCCATGATTCTGATCGGAGGCTGGATCAACTGGACCTTTTCGGGATTTGTAACCAGTAatgattttgaaattgtttaCCATTTGATACTCACACCTGACTGCGTGTGTATTTTACGACAAGATGTGGCACTGTTTACAGTAAGCGCTCTCTGTGCTTCATTCACGCAGCTAAGGTGCCCTTCCCGCTCACGCTGCGCTTCAAGCCCATGCTACAACAAGGAATAGAGCTGCTGTCACTGGATGCTTCCTGGTAAGGACAAACGGCAGCTGTCAACATATTTATTAGGATtgtcatgtgtgtatgtgtgttcttTGACAATTCAGGGTGAGCTCAGCATCGTGGTATTTCCTGAATGTCTTTGGACTGCGAAGCATGTACTCGTTAATCCTTGGCCAGGATAATGGTAACGCATCTACTTAGGTGTTGATAAAATTTTGTCTTTGGTGTTAAAATGTGACTTCGGTGGATAATGAGTTTTTGAAATGTGCCTCTCAACTAATAGGTGCAGACCAGTCAAGGATAATGCAAGAGCAGATGAGTGGGGCTGCCATGGCCATGCCTGCCGACACAAATAAAGCTTTCAAGgtatataccggtacttaagTATAcactaaattgtatttttaatccgGTACAAAATGTGATATTGCATCACAAGGTGTTATCCAATTGAAAAGTGCATGAGCACACTCCTCTCCTTGTCTTAAATAAtctttatactgtacatataaataaatcaaaaaattcTTGACAATCATATGTTCTGTGCGACatagtattctgattaatattatgTTTGAGGACTAGgaattaaccagcaaaacaccaacgtttttatccatctcagaggGCATCCATATTGCCAATGGCTGCCGACTGACAAAGACAtcgcagttgctcagggctcaggtcacgaccaatcacggctcacctgttttgagTTTGGTAACGCGACGTTGGCATACTGAGCCGTGAtcggttgttacctgagccctgagcgaCTGATATTATTTTCAATCCACAGCAaggggcaaaatggccgcccccctaagatggatgaaaatggatggattttttacGTTACTATAAAAAATGCCGGATACGTCGTCAAGTATTGCCATGTCACTTTTCAGTTTCTTccttcaaaaatacatttgcggCAGCATGGTTTTGGAAAATTTGGTTTCATTCATGTAACGTCGGGTGGATGTTCATCTCTTCACACCACTGTTGGGGCTGGTCCTTTTAAACATCAGCCAAAGATAAAGAATATTTAGACGCTTGCTGAACTGACGTGAGGAAAGTTAAGGTCAGGCACAatgtcaaaaatgacatttcaaactCTAGGTGGTCTTAGTTGACACGTTCATGggatatttgttcttgattttaggCGGAGTGGGAGGCCCTAGAACTGACTGACCATCAGTGGGCACTGGAAAGTGTGGAGGAAGATCTCATGAGTATGGAATTGGACTTTGATGGCATGTTTAGCAAGGAGCTGCCCACTGGTATATTCTGAGGCCTTGCTCGCTTCTCTTGCTAAGGGGGCTTAAAATACAGGGATTTATTTGTTTCTCAAAAACACAGAGATCGGACAAATCCCTCCCTTTTATGCAATGTTTACATTCCTTTTGTTTCAGGTCCATTTTCTTCAAGTTGTACTAAATTGTCATGCCTGACTGAGAATGTCTGGGAGAAAACAAGTCATGTTTTTGCATTATAGTTAGCTTGTAAGTTACACTACTAACAAAAAGTTTGTCATATCCTGCTcgcgggtgaaatttcaggctGTTCCCAATTTGACATCATGTGACCAAGACGACACCTCACCATTGATGAACAGTACATCACTAACAGGATGTTGTCACAAAAAGCGACACATATCTCACGGCATCCTTGGAAATGTATTGTTGCATTCATGTATCAAAGAGCATTTGTTGAATTTTGCCCTTTAGCCACTTTTTAGAGCACAACAAGCTGTGCAAAAACTACTGAAACATTGAACATGTGCATTAAAAAGTTGAGAGAAGGCCAAAAATCAAGTTCACCTGTACAAGGTTACAGTGCATTACAGGCAGCTCCCGAAATTTCACCCAAGAACCACACATTACTatctttttgtgagtagtgtatgTCATAGCAAAGCCCGATTAGGTAAAATAATGTGAACGactttcattgtatttcatgtGTAGCTAAGTTACTATTTTCATCTACACTATTGGGTGCAAAATACAAGTGTCTGAATGGTGTTTAATTTCACGATTGCACCACTCCTTTGTTCAATTGTAAGGGCCCTATTTTCACAGCAGGTGCAAGTCTAgtgcaaagtgcagtctaacttGTGCGCGTGggtggagttttgtttttttggacgtTTTGGTAGACTGGTGCAGCCAGGAAGGGGTGTTGGCGCTGTTGTGGGAAGGAACACACCCAACTCGTTTGTCATCCAATGGAAGCGACTCCCCCCCATTCCTTTTAAATTTAGCGCAAGAGAGACGTGCATGGTCTACGCGGCATTTACATGCAGAAGAGCAACGTttgcaaagtacatttaaaataaattgaagaaaGCTCGCCGCTTGGGGCTGTTATAGCATAGACTGCCTTGGAGTGGGCACTTGGAGTCCGCGTTTTAACCCACATTATGTGGCCATATGTAGGATTACGTGTGACACCCCCACCTGTAGTTGCACCGCATTTGGGGAGGGCGTCAGGGGCTTTTCAAACTATATTTAAGATGATGATTTCCGCAAAGATTCAGAGGGATTTATGCacactgttgtcatatttataaaTTAAATCAGATGACATCAACTACACCCGTTGGTggagctcagaatctgtctgcaCGCGCCTCCGTCAAATACACAATTATAAATTTGATATGAATTATATCAaattttatataattttttgtatttataatttttttggatttataaattataaatacaaaattatgTTACACCAATTGTGCCACAACTTTGACCTGCTCCAAGCTTGTCTACCGTCTCTCACCAAATTGTCATCTGACTGCAGAAACGCCCTCTGACTGTTGGAACGCCCAGCTATGCACAACATGGTCTACCAAATTCCTAAACACAGTAAACTTGGCTTGCCCCAGCACGAAAATGAAGACATGCCAGTCTACAAAAATAGGGCCCTAAATCTTAAGAACTTACTactttttggcacaagacaATGTGAcagaggtttttgtttttgtagtgtAAAAGGTTTATTTTGTTTCAACCCTCCTGTATTCGTTTTGTAcagtaaaaaacattttgacaaaataactGGTTTCATTTCTTACAATTAGTGGTGTATTGTAATGAAATGTTCCTTAACTAATGTTTTGAATAAATTGTAGTGATCAAAGTAGTGCTAACGCAACCAAATTTATCTTGCTGGGGGGAAAAGTTTTAATTTTGTTGTGGCGTACCTCAGAAACGTGACATTAATGCCATTAATTCCAGCTACATTCTGCTTGCTCTTGCGACGGGTACTTCTTATTGGTTATGCAATCTCTTGTGGTTCGACCGACAGACTTTTCACGTGACTTTCACCAATCCATATACTGTAACTACTCATAACATTTGACTTCATTTGACCAATCAAACAGAGCGAAGCAATCGCACGACTGCACAGTCTACTCTACACAGTGGCACCACACAGAAGCAACGTTTTCAAGGTCACTCATTTACGGGGAAGATGGCAGAAACCTAAATTTACCTTTCAGAtatgctccagctcacctgtgagtGTAACAATGGGTGGATGTTTCATGAAAAAGCTATGTCAGTGCGATAATTGCTGTCAATCTAAAAGATTTCACCCAACAAGAAGTCtgctttgaatttgaaaaaacatgtttctgtCATCTCTGTTgagtgaaccttttttttgctgtttcacGAGTGTAATCCACGTCAACTAACCATTCCATGGGCCTGAATGTCCCTAAATGGTTATTTTATGCAATTTTAATGATTTTGCTGGGCAATGTGTGAATTCCCATTTCTGTCTATTTGACATTCATgctctgttttaaaaaaagttactcacCAGTTACTCAGTACTTGattttttccagttttttcACGTTATTCTAAGTAACAATACTGTCATTTGAGCACATAACATTCTTGTTTGGAGTTTTCACTTTTAGAGTCAGAGCTATAGATTTGCCATTGTAAATACCGTAAAGCATTTCACCTACTCGAGTAAGAATACGTCGACTCGTTCTTTATCGTGAGTCTAATCAGAGATTATTTGATGTTGAAAGTGTGACGTGTGGAGTAACATGTTGGCATAGTGTGCCTCTGTGTGGGTGTCGAAGAGACGACGACACAGCAGTTACGCGGTGCCAGAATGCAGCAACCCGTGCGCGCCTCGCAGCCACCGTAGAGGAAGAACGCCCTCCGTGCCCCACAGAGCTTCTCGTCTTCCAGCCGGCACACTCGCCAACACGATGGCTGAAGGAGGCGGACCGGACTCGGGCGGCTCAGCGGACTCCGACTCGGAGGTGCCAGCCGCATCCACGGAAAACCAAAAACAGACTATTGGTTCTCTAATGAAGACCACGCTGAGGAAGGGCGACGAATGGTGAGAAGAAGCCAGAGGCCGACTCGGGGCGCTTCTGATGAGCAAGCGCGAGTTTGCTATTAGCTAAGCTCTAAACCggaaatgctaacatgctacaACAAGGAAGCTAATGCCGCTCTGTTGGTCGAGTCGtcttaaaaaaggaaaacaaatctcCAGTTTTATCACTCTTTAATATTTGATGTTTAATCTCTTTCGCTGCTAGGTTTGTAATTTGTAATTTCTCTCATTGTTGCACCGCGTTAAACCATTAACCCTGAACACTTAATAGCTTTTGTCAGCAAATATCTAAGAGGCACGatggctgagttaaaaaacacttaatttttttttctatttggatTCCACACGTTTTGTCGTCGCCTGATGCGGTGCAATATTGGTTGTTACTACGGGCCCTGTTTTCCGGATTGTGGGTTGAACCACCACTCTGTTGCCTGGTTAGCCGGGAAGACCAAAAACTGTTAGCTTCCAGATAAGACTGGACGGACTATCCACCACTGCCATGACGTGCTATCATGAGTACTCTAGTAGTGGCACGAAGTACAGTGCTGTACTTAGCAAACGCGCTGGTATAGGTAAGACTGCCCCGCCCTATATGATATATTTGAGAATTCTAATCAATCAGTTATCGGATGCGTCATCGTATTTGATGTAAACGGAGTCAGCTGTTTATGAGATAAAGATTGTCTTGTAAATTAACTAGTTAGGTCTTTGTAGAGGTGCACCAGTACCACCCCCAAAACACATTATGAGTACTAGTGCTTACTTCATTTGTACTCGCTAATCCTGTACTGATAGTTGATCCTACAGTtgtaatgaaaatgttttattttaatcacatATTGTTCAAAAACACATGAGCACACGCTTTTCTCAAACGTGGAATACATTTCATTCGAATACGAAGAGTACAAACAGCAACTTGGGATGCAACGATAACAGCGATGATGGGATACGGTATTCAAATTCCTCCCATATAATTATCGTCATGTTATATTAAAATGGAGCACTTCTCCGTCAAAAAACATTACTTTTTGGCCAGTTCTGCTGTAGAGATAATTTTGAACTACGGTACATAGGCCTTGATACTTTGAGCCACTACAATAAAAATGACTGGCCAAGCACATTTCTTTGTCGGTGCTGTTGTGTGCCAAAACACAATATATTGCTTTTATTTAATATCATgagcttttcttgtttttttggagCACAATTTGTGGCCGCCTAATAATGTTAGCATCCATTTCctaaaaggggaagtcaaccccaaaaaacTATTTCTACTATGTTCTCTGCCGCCCCGCTAGTCTAAACATGGAATTGTGATTAATATTGAGCTTGTGGAAAATGACCTGAGTAGTAAATCCACCCGTTATTCTCTGTTTTATGggatggccattttgccacttgctgtcgattgaaaatgactgttactcagggctcaggtaacaaccaatcatggctcagcttcagaaaacgggTTGTTATTTGAGCCCGAAgcaactatgatgtcattttcagttgacagcatgtcacagggcacacagagacgaacaaccatccgcgctcacacctagggacaatttagagccgaaccactcgaccaccgagccgccctgctgcttaactcatattccccaaacacaatattaatcagaatgctgtgttttgaCTAGTGTAGATGTATAGAACATATTAATGTGAAGAGAATTTTGGGGTAGATGTCTCCCCTTTAAGGTATCGGTGTATAATATCAGAACATTAATAATATGTCTGCACTGTACAGATGCACTTTATCAGTACAGATACAGGTATGAGTATGAGTACATCTCTAGGGATTTATTATGCTCTCAAATAAAAGTGGAAATGAGGGATGTTGTGTATGGCCTCCATTTTAATTCGACAATTAGTTCATGTGCTGCAAGTGTTCATGTGAATTACTGCAAGCAGATTGTGAATGGGTAACCGATTCAGTGAGAACTGTAGATATATTTATATGTCGAGGTACTGTACGTCCGACTTGCATAATATACAagccacatacagtatttcctcATCCCTCACCCCTTTAAGTCCATACTTGATATCAGAAATTTGATATGTGCTAGCATGTCTTCAatgctactgttttttttccctacaggTATCTAGTGGACAGCCGCTGGTTTAAACAGTGGAAGAAATATGTGGGCTTCGACAACTGGGACATGTACAATGTTGGAGAGCGTAGCCTCTATCCAGGACCCATTGATAACTCAGGCCTGTTTTCGGGTAAAAGTGACATTTGGACACGACTTTTAGAAAGGTTTTTAGAAAATTTGCCATTATCGCGTTGTTATTCTTGTCATTTTCCCCTCCTAAAGACCAGGACAAACAGGTCCTGAAAGACCACCTTATAGATGAGTTGGACTATGTCCTTGTGCCCACTGAGGCATGGAATAAGCTTGTCAGCTGGTACAGCTGCCTGGGTGTCCAAAGACCCATTGTCAGGAAGGTAATTCTACTTTACTTTTGTTTTCAGATTGATTCTCCATCTACTACATATTTAAGTTATTACATTCGCTTTCCTTTTAACCAAAATTGCActcttattcagcacaaacAAGTATTGCCACTATTTCTCCCCCCTCCAGGTTGTTGAACATGGAATGTTTGTCAAACACTGCAAGGTGGAGGTCTACCTGCTGGAGTTGAACCTGTGTGAGAATGATAACATGGACATTGTGGTTACACGCCACTTCAGCAAAGCTGACACTATTGGTGAGAGACTTCCCAGAGGATTCAGTTCACCATTCAGAATGACCTGTAGATGTCGTGTTTTGAccaattttttcccctcctttttaaaaaaaaatctactgaaAGATACCATTGAGAAAGAGATGAGGACACTGTTCAATATTCCACGTGAAAAGGAAACAAGGCTCTGGAACAAATATATGAGCAATACCTATGAGCAACTGAACAAGCCTGACAGCACTGTACAGGATGCTGGCCTCTTCCAGGGGCAGGTAATTTAAACCTGTAAATAGCTCGACGCCGCATCATAATTGCATGCTTCGGTGTTCGCTATATGAATAAACATGTAGTGTGTTGACATTGTATTACTTTTGTTGTTTACACCTACAAACCCACCTCGGTAAGTTGCAGTAAACGaagacatttttaataaatgttaaaGAATATACCCCTGTGAGTATTATATTTGCAATGGTTGCTGCATAGTTTGTGTTCAACTACCCATTGCTTAAAGTTTTATGACTACTGAATCATTCATGTTAGTTTCTTTATTCGGCAATCATGACATCTTGTGTCGTAACTCGTAACGTACTGTTTGccccaagacaaaaaaagaaatcagccGAGCAATggacttgcaaaaaaaatgtgtgggagCCAGTTTCAAGCTAAAGAGTTGTCTGGGTGATGGAGACGGATGTGAAACGACGGAGTCACCATTAAAGTGGACCATTACACTAGTTCAAGCACAATGACCAATGTACAACACAAAGGTCGCAATTCATCGCGACATCTCTATTGTTCAATGCTTTCTAGAGGAAAGTCATAAAAATCAACTTCATatgctgacattttatttttaaaagtttgaaaAGCGCATGGGGGTGCGAGGACCACACTGAGTGGGAAAAAGTGGGAAATTATTAATAAAAAGTTATGTTACAAGACTCTAATTATGTAAGAATTGTATGAGGTGCTTTTAAAGTGCTCCAAATTACAGGTGTAATGACTGACAAAACGCAGTCACTGAATACCTGATGATACCTGAAAAATGGATGCCTGCTCTGTACATATTTGCATTGTCACTTATCATTGCAAGTCAAgtgaacagtatttatagagcactttcaaacagccatcgctgcatacaaagtgctgtacatggagcaatttaacatgcgcaATAAAcattaagacaaatcggtagtaaaggcggtagaaagcaccaaacagtaaaaccaagaacaaaactaagtcatgctgagtcgaatgccaaagaatacaagtgagttttgaggagggtttgaagatgggcagcaaggaggcttgccgaatgttcagtgggaggtcattccagagagagggaccagcaacagaaaaggctcgatcccctctgagcctcagtttagtccttggtataatgtctggtccacagacctgaggcgccgggcaggtgtgtaggggcggatgagctcagagaggtaaggtggcgcgagattattcagagatttgaaaacaaagaggaggatctcgaaaataactctaaaatgaatggggagccagtgaagagatgccagagtaggagttatgtgctccctcttacgagtaccagcaTCTTTTAGCCCGATGGGTTTCAAGTATGCTACGAACCTTGCCTCCCAGATGTAATAGCGGGCCTCATCTCTGTCAAATTGCGGCGGTAATCCTCTCCCATGGAGCGCCGCTGTGCCTTGAACCCAcctgggcccataacctgttGGAGCTCCtgctgcggaagtctctcgctgttcatgtgtaggcatcattgctggtgact
The DNA window shown above is from Hippocampus zosterae strain Florida chromosome 9, ASM2543408v3, whole genome shotgun sequence and carries:
- the emc3 gene encoding ER membrane protein complex subunit 3 — encoded protein: MAEPELLLDSNIRLWVVLPIVFITFLVGIIRHYVSILLQSDKKLTLEQVSDSQVLIRSRILRENGKYIPKQSFLMRKFYFNNQEDGFFKKTKRKVVPPSPMTDPSMLTDMMKGNVTNVLPMILIGGWINWTFSGFVTTKVPFPLTLRFKPMLQQGIELLSLDASWVSSASWYFLNVFGLRSMYSLILGQDNGADQSRIMQEQMSGAAMAMPADTNKAFKAEWEALELTDHQWALESVEEDLMSMELDFDGMFSKELPTGIF